One genomic window of Methanosarcina acetivorans C2A includes the following:
- a CDS encoding type I restriction enzyme endonuclease domain-containing protein, whose product MHPFNQIRGDATLRLMAAELVKIIRQNAGVDWTLRKNIQAKMRVSVKRLLKKYGYPPDMQKLATENILKQAELLCRDVGLSVA is encoded by the coding sequence ATGCATCCATTTAACCAGATCAGAGGTGACGCGACATTAAGGCTCATGGCCGCAGAACTTGTAAAAATCATCAGGCAAAATGCAGGTGTTGACTGGACCCTCAGGAAAAACATCCAGGCTAAGATGAGAGTTAGTGTAAAAAGGCTGTTAAAAAAGTACGGTTATCCCCCGGACATGCAGAAGCTTGCTACTGAAAACATCCTCAAGCAGGCTGAACTGCTCTGCAGGGACGTAGGCCTTTCAGTAGCATAA
- a CDS encoding ABC transporter permease encodes MINDIRVGALIAYFSIKRGNKKTLMFIVFVLSLIYMNLVFLPSMIGGMTVLFTGFMQDYAYGDIVIEPTGDNTYINNADNVLQKVRAVEGVRAATKRLDVGASIEHKQKVVGVTVTGLLPTEEHEVSRYPYIISEGDFLGDLSRDEIIIGAMIAGTGFGSEIYDNLGEVRPGSLVDVTYSNGVKRTYKVKGIMEGTFELVDLNALVHYKEIEEVYGLEGSKATSVVVRVDNQGGEARIQDKIREAGVNEQVFTWADKSEALIKQAMQSMGAIDTMSKFVSLVVGAALVLIIIYINVLNRKKEIGILKAVGITPGSIVLSYAFLSMFYVSLGIFTGLILYFALMFYFQANPVIFYETMEIRPQIDPMLLIQSIFTMLILSVMAGVLPAWSVSRESILKAIWGR; translated from the coding sequence ATGATTAACGACATCAGGGTGGGAGCCCTCATTGCATATTTCAGTATAAAAAGAGGAAACAAAAAAACACTGATGTTCATAGTTTTTGTTCTCTCACTCATCTATATGAACTTAGTATTCCTCCCGTCAATGATAGGAGGAATGACAGTCCTATTTACCGGATTTATGCAGGACTACGCTTATGGGGATATTGTAATAGAACCTACAGGCGACAACACTTACATTAACAATGCCGATAACGTTTTGCAGAAAGTCAGGGCAGTCGAAGGTGTGAGAGCTGCAACAAAAAGACTGGATGTGGGAGCATCTATTGAGCATAAACAGAAAGTGGTAGGAGTAACTGTAACAGGGTTGCTTCCTACGGAAGAGCATGAAGTTTCAAGATATCCCTACATTATCAGTGAAGGAGATTTCTTAGGAGATCTCTCCCGGGACGAGATTATCATTGGGGCTATGATCGCAGGTACAGGTTTTGGATCGGAAATCTATGATAACCTGGGTGAAGTAAGACCGGGATCGCTTGTTGATGTGACATACAGCAATGGTGTGAAGAGAACCTATAAAGTGAAAGGCATAATGGAAGGCACGTTTGAACTTGTTGACCTTAATGCTTTAGTCCACTACAAGGAAATAGAGGAAGTCTATGGCCTGGAAGGAAGTAAAGCTACCAGTGTAGTCGTAAGGGTTGACAATCAAGGGGGCGAAGCCCGGATACAGGATAAAATCAGAGAAGCAGGCGTGAATGAGCAGGTCTTCACATGGGCTGATAAGTCAGAAGCTCTCATAAAGCAGGCAATGCAAAGCATGGGTGCTATAGATACCATGTCAAAGTTTGTGAGTTTGGTCGTAGGAGCAGCACTCGTACTTATAATCATCTATATTAACGTACTTAATAGGAAAAAAGAGATCGGTATTTTAAAAGCAGTAGGCATTACTCCGGGATCAATAGTATTGTCCTATGCGTTCCTTAGCATGTTCTATGTTTCCTTAGGAATATTCACAGGATTAATACTATACTTTGCGCTCATGTTCTACTTCCAGGCGAACCCGGTAATATTCTACGAAACCATGGAAATAAGACCCCAGATAGATCCTATGCTACTTATTCAAAGCATATTTACCATGCTTATACTATCAGTGATGGCCGGAGTACTCCCTGCCTGGAGTGTGTCAAGAGAGAGCATACTCAAAGCCATATGGGGACGATAA
- a CDS encoding ABC transporter ATP-binding protein, with product MIIVKDLKRYYGTGETAVKALRGVSFEIKKGEFVAIMGASGSGKTTLLRILALLDDATDGEYTIRGLQVSSLPEAERSYYRLTQVGYVFQDYALINEMSAAENVYVLSMMEGKSRKESYKTALEALDKVGLKGKHNRVPDELSGGEKQRVAIARAIAKKPDILFADEPCANLDTSNSKQVLDVFKELNEKYGQTIVMVTHEPWHTEYVDRVITLEDGNLVSDEKKQKG from the coding sequence ATGATCATAGTAAAGGACCTGAAAAGGTATTACGGAACAGGGGAAACAGCTGTCAAGGCTCTCAGGGGTGTTTCATTCGAAATAAAGAAAGGGGAATTTGTAGCGATAATGGGCGCATCCGGAAGCGGAAAAACGACTCTCCTGAGGATACTGGCATTACTGGACGACGCAACGGATGGAGAATACACCATTCGGGGATTGCAGGTTTCCAGCTTGCCTGAAGCCGAAAGAAGTTATTACAGGCTAACGCAGGTTGGTTATGTCTTTCAGGATTATGCACTCATCAATGAAATGAGTGCTGCAGAAAATGTTTACGTGCTTTCCATGATGGAAGGAAAATCAAGGAAGGAATCCTATAAAACCGCTCTTGAAGCACTGGATAAGGTTGGCCTGAAAGGAAAACACAATAGGGTTCCTGATGAATTATCCGGCGGGGAAAAGCAAAGAGTGGCAATCGCAAGAGCCATAGCAAAAAAGCCTGACATATTGTTTGCTGACGAGCCATGTGCAAACCTGGACACCAGTAACTCAAAACAGGTACTGGATGTTTTCAAAGAATTGAATGAAAAATATGGCCAGACAATCGTAATGGTAACACACGAACCTTGGCATACCGAGTATGTTGATAGAGTAATAACTCTCGAAGACGGCAACCTGGTTAGCGATGAGAAAAAACAAAAAGGGTAA
- a CDS encoding TetR/AcrR family transcriptional regulator, whose amino-acid sequence MRSKGDVKNKRDAVEKRTKILLVAEEIFSEVGFDGARVDDIAKKACVNKALIYYYFKSKDEILDTLFTSLVEDVKKILIKSVERSSDIGQEDSYRDLFNKYMNFIIEKRKIIKVAIAESTKSASNISIVMKVGNLIIDSEMENIRKAYEAKGLSFPVDKQELLITEFFTGLMPLFSYALYKDEWERFYNISEEELREKFYQSFKKTHLAAHLIT is encoded by the coding sequence ATGCGAAGTAAAGGAGATGTTAAGAATAAAAGAGACGCTGTAGAAAAAAGGACTAAAATACTTTTGGTAGCTGAAGAAATCTTCTCCGAAGTGGGTTTTGATGGAGCCAGAGTGGACGATATTGCAAAAAAGGCATGTGTGAACAAGGCTCTTATATATTATTATTTTAAAAGCAAAGATGAAATATTGGATACACTTTTTACCTCTCTGGTTGAAGATGTAAAAAAAATCTTGATTAAAAGTGTAGAAAGATCTTCTGATATCGGGCAAGAAGATAGTTACAGAGATCTATTTAATAAATACATGAATTTCATAATAGAAAAAAGAAAAATCATTAAAGTTGCCATTGCAGAGTCCACGAAATCTGCATCAAATATTTCAATTGTTATGAAGGTTGGAAATTTAATTATTGATTCAGAGATGGAGAATATTCGCAAAGCATATGAAGCCAAAGGGCTTAGTTTTCCAGTCGATAAACAGGAATTGTTGATAACAGAATTTTTTACGGGCTTAATGCCCTTATTTAGTTATGCATTATATAAGGACGAATGGGAGAGGTTCTACAACATTAGTGAAGAAGAATTACGTGAAAAGTTTTATCAATCATTTAAAAAGACGCATCTTGCAGCTCATTTGATAACTTAA
- a CDS encoding COG1361 S-layer family protein gives MSQSTKLTYLFLLVFTISLTGISIVEAEISSYACVNAELQEISPSSIGVDEEFTLGINLESCGTKTPEDVTFEIISIPSDIIVTENLVTKVSKLTYSTSERYLIYHMRTTPDAKPGPHLIKMKLTYANEPVDTEKYYEVEIRVIGEDAEPRISSVETSPEYIYEGDTVDLRLGIENYGEAIAKSVSVNLDHEFKGIKTSSIGTLGLNESQTALFKFKANRSGEFEIPVIIEYEDDFGKQKDEYDINITVLDKKGTLNLASVKVDPVLPYMGDTVELTMRIENSGDRTINSIRAYADHPFKGLKESFIGTLDPNEDGPAVITFIADQSGEYEIPVTITYSDDFGEEQIETKINLIVLETNGGAGRAAIVLLVLAVIGGLIYINYRTKKSKDEVIRQLMEGSGNHPDNKEE, from the coding sequence ATGAGCCAGAGTACAAAGCTAACATATTTGTTTTTATTAGTTTTTACAATCAGCTTAACAGGAATTTCTATTGTTGAAGCAGAAATTTCTAGTTATGCATGCGTAAACGCAGAATTACAGGAAATAAGTCCCAGTTCAATAGGTGTCGATGAAGAATTCACTCTGGGAATTAATCTTGAGAGCTGCGGTACTAAAACTCCTGAAGATGTTACTTTTGAGATAATCAGCATCCCCTCAGATATAATAGTTACTGAAAATTTAGTTACTAAAGTTTCAAAATTAACTTATAGTACAAGTGAAAGGTACCTGATATATCACATGAGAACAACTCCTGATGCTAAACCCGGTCCTCATCTTATAAAAATGAAATTAACATATGCAAATGAACCCGTTGATACGGAAAAATATTATGAAGTTGAAATAAGAGTGATAGGCGAAGACGCTGAACCAAGGATCTCTTCTGTCGAAACAAGTCCAGAATATATCTATGAGGGCGATACAGTTGACTTAAGGTTAGGCATAGAAAATTATGGGGAAGCGATAGCAAAATCTGTATCAGTTAATTTGGATCATGAGTTTAAGGGAATTAAAACTTCTTCAATCGGAACTCTTGGCTTAAATGAAAGTCAAACTGCATTATTCAAGTTCAAGGCAAACAGGTCAGGAGAGTTTGAAATCCCTGTCATTATAGAGTATGAAGATGATTTTGGCAAACAAAAAGACGAATATGACATTAACATAACTGTGCTTGACAAAAAAGGAACTTTGAACCTCGCATCTGTAAAGGTTGATCCTGTTCTTCCTTATATGGGTGACACAGTAGAATTGACTATGAGGATCGAAAACTCCGGTGACAGAACAATAAACTCAATAAGAGCCTATGCTGACCATCCGTTCAAGGGATTAAAAGAATCCTTTATAGGAACTCTTGATCCGAATGAAGACGGGCCTGCGGTAATTACTTTTATAGCTGATCAATCAGGGGAATACGAAATTCCTGTAACCATAACGTATAGTGATGATTTTGGAGAAGAACAGATTGAAACGAAAATCAATCTTATAGTTTTGGAAACTAATGGTGGAGCAGGAAGAGCTGCAATTGTATTGCTGGTATTAGCAGTTATTGGAGGACTAATATACATTAATTATAGGACGAAAAAATCAAAAGATGAGGTAATCAGGCAGTTAATGGAAGGCAGCGGTAACCATCCTGACAACAAAGAAGAATGA
- a CDS encoding ATP-binding protein, with protein sequence MINLAKYNFHWREGFSYGYDVKRGLFEELVRYADVRPVVGVVGLRRTGKTVLLKQLIDYLVENGVKRERILYFSFDEVGASLEEVISEYQARLGVELAKAGNGGKLYIFLDEVQKLEGWQEQLKYYYDSFPDLKFFISGSSSLFLKQKAEESLAGRIFLFHLPVLSFREFLVLKGEGELAEKPEFFKELVKEQVLLYVRRQFPELVTADEGFIHLYVDSIVNKAVYEDLPKIFPIEYEDLLKRILYIVASNPGMITDYEAFANDLGISRVTLTKYISYLERGFLLQKCYNFSRNLLTSEKKTKRLYLTSPSLVVDLWEEPEFGRVVENLVVSSSGAKFFWRSGKDEVDCILVRDGEILPIECKYRSSIRKRDLKGLLKFLTAFELSHGYVISEDIESEEIIEGKKISIIPLWRWLLNF encoded by the coding sequence ATGATCAATCTCGCAAAATATAATTTTCACTGGAGGGAGGGCTTCAGTTATGGATATGATGTGAAGAGGGGGCTTTTTGAAGAGCTTGTGAGATATGCGGATGTAAGGCCGGTTGTGGGAGTTGTAGGGCTCAGGCGGACGGGAAAGACTGTACTTTTAAAGCAGCTCATAGATTATCTTGTCGAAAATGGAGTGAAAAGGGAGAGGATTCTTTATTTTTCGTTTGATGAGGTTGGGGCTTCCCTTGAAGAAGTTATAAGCGAGTATCAGGCAAGGCTCGGGGTAGAGCTTGCAAAGGCGGGAAACGGGGGGAAGCTTTACATCTTCCTTGATGAGGTACAGAAGCTTGAAGGCTGGCAGGAACAGTTGAAATATTATTACGATAGTTTTCCTGACCTCAAGTTTTTCATTTCAGGGTCTTCCTCGCTTTTTCTTAAACAGAAGGCTGAAGAATCCCTTGCTGGAAGGATTTTTCTTTTTCACCTGCCGGTTTTGAGCTTCAGGGAATTCCTTGTGTTGAAAGGGGAAGGAGAACTGGCTGAAAAGCCTGAGTTTTTCAAGGAATTGGTAAAAGAGCAGGTTCTGCTGTACGTAAGGCGACAGTTTCCGGAACTCGTAACTGCAGATGAAGGCTTTATCCACCTTTATGTAGATTCAATTGTCAACAAGGCTGTCTATGAAGATCTGCCAAAAATTTTCCCGATAGAATACGAAGACCTGCTAAAACGCATCCTCTATATTGTAGCTTCAAACCCCGGCATGATTACCGATTACGAAGCTTTTGCCAATGATCTCGGCATAAGCAGGGTAACTCTTACAAAGTATATCTCCTATCTTGAAAGGGGTTTTCTCCTGCAAAAATGCTATAACTTCTCCAGAAACCTTCTCACAAGTGAAAAAAAGACAAAGCGGCTTTACCTGACAAGCCCGAGTCTTGTAGTGGACCTCTGGGAAGAACCGGAATTCGGAAGAGTCGTTGAAAACCTCGTGGTCAGCAGTTCCGGAGCAAAATTCTTCTGGCGAAGCGGAAAAGACGAAGTTGACTGCATACTTGTCCGGGATGGTGAGATTCTGCCCATCGAATGCAAATATAGAAGCAGCATCCGGAAAAGAGACCTCAAAGGCCTGCTAAAATTTCTCACAGCCTTTGAACTTTCTCACGGTTATGTCATAAGCGAGGATATCGAATCCGAGGAAATCATCGAAGGCAAAAAAATAAGCATAATCCCGCTGTGGAGATGGCTCTTGAATTTCTGA
- a CDS encoding restriction endonuclease subunit S produces MSDAKKLDNVEVKKNDILFNITGNSICRCCIVPGSILPARVNQHVSIIRTNIRTNTKLYYKFLYCYLCLKRTKEALLSFDADGTRKAITKGNLEKLVLPLPSYTEQTQIGDFIGLVNDKIDLNNQMNSTLEQIAQTLFKRWFIDFEFPDENGNPYKSREGKEYRMTVLINC; encoded by the coding sequence ATTTCAGATGCAAAAAAGCTGGACAATGTAGAAGTAAAGAAGAATGACATTCTGTTTAACATCACTGGAAATTCTATTTGTAGATGTTGTATCGTTCCTGGTTCAATTTTGCCGGCAAGAGTTAATCAGCACGTTTCAATAATTAGAACAAACATTAGAACAAACACTAAACTGTATTATAAATTTCTTTATTGCTACTTATGTTTAAAGAGAACAAAAGAAGCTTTACTTTCCTTCGATGCAGATGGTACGAGAAAAGCAATCACCAAAGGGAATCTCGAAAAATTAGTGCTTCCTTTACCAAGCTATACAGAGCAAACCCAAATTGGAGATTTTATTGGGCTAGTAAATGACAAAATCGACCTCAACAACCAGATGAACTCCACACTCGAACAAATCGCCCAGACCCTTTTCAAACGCTGGTTCATCGATTTTGAGTTCCCGGATGAAAACGGAAACCCTTACAAATCAAGGGAAGGCAAAGAGTACCGAATGACTGTTTTGATCAACTGTTGA